In one window of Photorhabdus laumondii subsp. laumondii DNA:
- a CDS encoding RES family NAD+ phosphorylase — translation MQTKETSLSKFDYPNLDQEITAIFEDDSLPTHSPGNGDLKRWQRKEWPSAINFSTGDGRYNAPDDTFGVCYMADKAVSALAESFGHLIHKDGRKFVEESVIENSRMCLIRPLRPLVFVDVGKLLGMLHITLDVSVGDDYTVTQRVIACLYKLARDKFDGVCYLSRHFPSTDFCYAVWESDEERFEDVGMKNLAEYHDSEYMPSNWKYSSITAEELLEDVLRFKVVPL, via the coding sequence ATGCAAACAAAGGAGACTTCTCTTTCAAAGTTTGACTATCCAAATTTAGATCAAGAAATTACGGCAATCTTTGAAGATGATTCATTACCGACGCATTCACCTGGTAATGGGGACTTAAAACGCTGGCAGAGGAAAGAATGGCCATCGGCTATAAATTTCTCCACTGGTGACGGTCGATATAACGCTCCTGATGATACTTTTGGTGTTTGCTACATGGCAGACAAGGCCGTTTCAGCGCTTGCTGAAAGTTTTGGGCACCTGATACATAAAGATGGGCGGAAATTCGTTGAGGAGTCTGTTATTGAAAACTCACGAATGTGTCTGATTCGCCCACTCCGGCCACTCGTTTTTGTCGATGTGGGGAAACTTCTGGGAATGCTGCACATTACGTTAGACGTCTCAGTCGGAGATGACTACACGGTGACACAGAGAGTAATTGCGTGCCTCTACAAGCTCGCCAGAGATAAGTTTGACGGTGTTTGTTACTTATCGAGGCATTTTCCTTCCACTGATTTCTGCTATGCAGTCTGGGAATCGGATGAAGAAAGGTTTGAAGATGTAGGAATGAAGAATCTCGCGGAATACCACGATTCAGAATACATGCCATCGAACTGGAAATACTCCAGCATCACGGCTGAAGAACTGCTCGAAGACGTGCTTCGATTCAAGGTTGTCCCGCTTTAA
- a CDS encoding type II toxin-antitoxin system prevent-host-death family antitoxin: MRKTIYSVAKGNLASIMDQVVQDCTPILITRQNGGDCVIISSAEYASLEETAYLLRSSANAKHLLKSLEQVNSGNLQER; this comes from the coding sequence ATGCGGAAGACAATATATAGCGTTGCAAAGGGAAATCTTGCTTCGATAATGGATCAAGTTGTTCAGGATTGTACACCAATATTGATTACCAGACAAAACGGCGGTGATTGCGTTATTATTTCAAGTGCAGAATATGCAAGCCTTGAAGAAACTGCTTATTTACTACGTTCATCCGCTAATGCAAAACATTTACTTAAATCATTGGAGCAGGTAAATAGCGGAAATTTGCAGGAAAGGTAA
- the mukE gene encoding chromosome partition protein MukE: protein MSSTHIEQFMPVKLAQALANSLFPELDSQLRAGRHIGIDDLDNHAYLMDFQEQLEEFYARYNVELIRAPEGFFYLRPRSTTLIPRSVLSELDMMVGKILCYLYLSPERLANQGIFTAQELYEELISLADEGKLMKFVNQRSSGSDLDKQKLQEKVRTTLNRLRRLGMVYILPNDNNKFTITEAVFRFGADVRSGDDPREVQLRMIRDGEAMPIEGGLSLDDSENDETSDNSAEGTGDEQP, encoded by the coding sequence ATGTCATCGACACATATTGAACAATTTATGCCAGTTAAACTGGCACAGGCGTTAGCCAATTCACTTTTCCCGGAACTGGATAGCCAACTTCGTGCGGGTCGTCATATCGGGATAGATGATCTTGATAATCATGCTTATCTGATGGATTTTCAGGAGCAATTGGAGGAATTTTACGCCCGCTATAATGTGGAGTTGATCCGTGCGCCAGAAGGTTTCTTCTATCTGCGTCCCCGTTCGACCACATTGATCCCGCGCTCGGTATTATCAGAGCTGGATATGATGGTAGGAAAAATTCTCTGTTATCTCTATCTCAGCCCGGAACGGCTGGCTAATCAGGGGATTTTTACTGCTCAAGAGCTGTACGAAGAGCTGATCTCACTGGCCGATGAGGGCAAGTTGATGAAGTTTGTCAACCAGCGCTCTTCCGGTTCCGATTTGGATAAACAGAAATTGCAGGAAAAAGTGCGCACGACACTGAACCGTCTGCGTCGTCTGGGGATGGTCTATATCCTGCCAAATGACAACAACAAATTTACCATTACTGAGGCGGTATTCCGTTTTGGTGCGGATGTGCGCAGTGGCGACGATCCTCGTGAAGTACAACTGAGGATGATCCGTGACGGTGAGGCAATGCCGATTGAAGGCGGCTTGTCGCTTGATGATAGTGAAAATGATGAAACATCGGATAACTCAGCAGAAGGTACGGGAGATGAACAACCATGA
- a CDS encoding tail fiber protein: MEKKYNRSTSESNTENINTMDRHEVGKTPCQTDKPNSALKPGDDYTQAIKINPDGGLTADKDGLGVKIKVGNGIKVDSSGISIDPNNVLPKGMIMMFSGRDAPTGWAFCDGNNGTPDLRSRFVMCGETISETGKSSNKASGRGNGKNFSIDTTLTVVSVNVTVENTILTESQIPSHKHIGGMPYYSCFGNKYDAVSATQTECQINDIPDSSIWMKPSSGLNCYANTSNTGGGQGHNHPATASSPSHNHSIDIIPPYYLLAFIMKL; this comes from the coding sequence ATGGAGAAAAAATATAACCGGTCCACTTCAGAATCCAATACAGAGAATATCAATACTATGGATCGCCATGAAGTTGGTAAAACGCCCTGTCAAACTGATAAGCCAAATTCAGCGCTAAAACCGGGTGATGACTATACACAAGCAATAAAAATTAACCCTGACGGCGGCTTAACAGCAGATAAAGATGGATTAGGTGTAAAAATTAAAGTGGGTAATGGTATTAAGGTAGACAGTAGCGGCATCAGTATTGATCCCAATAATGTATTGCCAAAAGGAATGATTATGATGTTCTCCGGTAGAGATGCCCCTACGGGCTGGGCTTTTTGTGATGGCAATAATGGAACCCCAGATTTAAGAAGTCGTTTTGTCATGTGTGGTGAAACTATTTCTGAGACAGGGAAAAGCAGTAATAAAGCCAGTGGGAGAGGGAATGGAAAAAACTTTTCCATAGATACAACATTAACTGTGGTTTCGGTAAATGTTACTGTGGAAAATACAATATTAACAGAATCACAAATACCCAGTCATAAACATATTGGAGGTATGCCTTATTATTCTTGCTTTGGAAATAAATATGATGCTGTTAGTGCTACCCAAACCGAATGCCAAATAAATGATATACCAGATAGCTCAATATGGATGAAACCTTCATCCGGACTTAATTGCTATGCCAATACATCAAACACAGGAGGAGGACAAGGACATAATCACCCGGCTACAGCATCGTCCCCATCACATAATCATAGTATTGATATCATTCCACCTTATTATTTACTGGCTTTTATTATGAAACTTTAA
- a CDS encoding fucose-binding lectin II, which translates to MTESFLLRRRFFNDGLSRIRVNLNGFLYFFKGSLYLKFDIAKAEVVDRPNFIVDGWPGLEGTEFENGIDAAIELTTNTVCFFKGKYCVDYTIDSHTIKMNTISDRWGMTGKYAAFSSNLDAIISWPDIDGNFIYFFKGDSFIRFDPNLNALDAGPIIISSDNEGWRGLAFKNIQAAVSVDTDLLGSNRDNSGGNSKVCNGTCGTNDTGKYCFQLPQSIRFGLIAYANTNISQTVKVYIDDLLVDTLTGKGQNNLMATKAYTSGTGKICIEIEGDGKPCKLRYFDNIFDGKPGTAIISAENGTNSHYNDSVVFLNWPLT; encoded by the coding sequence ATCACTGAAAGTTTTCTACTCAGAAGACGATTTTTCAATGACGGATTAAGCAGAATTCGGGTTAATTTAAATGGTTTTTTATATTTTTTCAAAGGTTCACTGTATCTTAAATTTGATATCGCGAAAGCAGAGGTCGTTGATAGGCCAAATTTCATTGTGGATGGCTGGCCTGGGTTAGAAGGAACAGAATTTGAAAATGGAATAGATGCAGCTATAGAATTGACCACCAACACCGTTTGTTTTTTCAAAGGAAAATATTGTGTAGATTACACCATCGATTCACACACAATTAAGATGAATACTATTTCAGACCGGTGGGGAATGACCGGGAAATATGCAGCATTTAGTAGCAATCTGGATGCCATTATTTCATGGCCAGATATCGATGGAAATTTTATTTATTTTTTCAAAGGGGATTCTTTTATTCGGTTCGACCCAAATTTGAATGCACTTGATGCCGGGCCAATCATCATCTCCAGCGATAATGAGGGTTGGAGAGGATTAGCCTTCAAAAATATTCAAGCGGCGGTATCGGTCGATACTGATTTATTAGGCAGCAACCGAGACAATAGTGGAGGCAATAGTAAAGTCTGTAATGGAACATGTGGTACTAATGACACGGGTAAATATTGTTTCCAGTTACCTCAAAGTATTAGATTTGGTTTGATAGCCTACGCTAATACAAATATTTCGCAAACTGTAAAAGTATATATTGACGATCTTCTGGTAGATACATTAACCGGTAAAGGGCAAAATAATTTAATGGCGACTAAAGCCTACACATCAGGTACAGGCAAAATCTGTATTGAGATTGAAGGGGATGGCAAACCATGTAAGCTACGTTATTTCGATAATATATTTGATGGAAAACCGGGAACAGCTATTATCAGCGCTGAAAATGGTACCAATAGTCATTACAATGATAGCGTGGTGTTCTTGAATTGGCCTCTGACATAA
- a CDS encoding Rpn family recombination-promoting nuclease/putative transposase yields the protein MKRKNTPTPHDAVFKQFLSHIDTARDFLEIHLPATLRAVCDLDTLRLESGSFIEDNLRAHYSDILYSLKTAQGDGYVYCVIEHQSSPDKMMAFRLMRYGISAMQRHLEQGHEKLPLVIPVLFYHGKIQPYPWSTNWLDCFDDPALAEEIYSNKFPLVDVTVIPDDEILTHKRVALLEMVQKHIRQRDMAELLQELVILLTYDYYTDEQLKSVLNYLLQVGDTADPEGFIRRLAEQSPRYEEVLVTIAQRLEHKARQEGRQEGRQEGRQEGRQEGRQEGRQEGRQEATLKIAHALLNSGIDCETVMKTTGLSQNELEQIRH from the coding sequence ATGAAGAGAAAAAATACACCAACGCCACATGACGCTGTTTTTAAACAGTTTTTAAGTCATATTGATACTGCCAGAGACTTTTTGGAGATACATTTGCCTGCGACATTACGGGCAGTTTGTGATCTGGATACACTGCGGTTGGAATCAGGGTCGTTTATTGAAGACAATCTGCGGGCGCATTATTCCGACATTTTGTATTCATTGAAAACGGCTCAGGGTGACGGTTATGTGTATTGTGTGATCGAGCACCAAAGTTCCCCGGACAAAATGATGGCATTTCGATTAATGCGCTACGGTATTTCAGCCATGCAACGGCATCTGGAGCAGGGACATGAAAAATTGCCGCTGGTCATTCCGGTGTTGTTCTATCACGGTAAAATACAGCCGTATCCTTGGAGTACCAATTGGCTCGACTGTTTCGATGATCCGGCCCTGGCGGAGGAAATCTATTCCAATAAATTCCCGCTGGTAGATGTGACGGTAATCCCGGATGATGAAATCTTGACGCACAAACGGGTCGCGCTACTGGAAATGGTGCAAAAGCATATCCGGCAGCGAGATATGGCAGAGCTGCTGCAAGAGTTGGTTATACTGCTGACGTATGATTACTATACGGATGAACAGCTAAAAAGCGTGCTAAACTACTTATTACAGGTGGGAGATACCGCCGATCCAGAGGGTTTTATTCGGCGACTGGCAGAACAGTCCCCGAGGTATGAGGAGGTACTGGTGACAATAGCACAAAGATTGGAACATAAAGCACGTCAAGAAGGACGTCAAGAAGGACGTCAGGAAGGACGTCAAGAAGGGCGTCAAGAAGGGCGTCAGGAAGGGCGTCAGGAAGGACGTCAAGAAGCAACGTTAAAAATTGCTCATGCATTGCTGAACAGCGGAATCGATTGTGAAACAGTGATGAAAACCACCGGTCTGAGCCAGAACGAACTGGAGCAAATACGCCACTAA
- the mukB gene encoding chromosome partition protein MukB, with protein MIERGKFRSLTLVNWNGFFARTFDLDELVTTLSGGNGAGKSTTMAAFVTALIPDLTLLHFRNTTEAGATSGSRDKGLHGKLRAGVCYSTLDVINSRHQRVVVGVRLQQVAGRDRKVDIKPFMIQGLPTAMQPTQLLTENVGERQARVLPLNELKDRLDEMEGVQFKQFNSITDYHALMFDLGVIPKRLRSASDRSKFYRLIEASLYGGISSAITRSLRDYLLPENSGVRKAFQDMEAALRENRITLEAIRVTQSDRDLFKHLITEATAYVSADYMRHANERRTYLDQALALRGELFGSHRQLATERYRHVEMARELEEQSGASVDLEADHQAASDHLNLVQTAMRQQEKIDRYQGDLEELSYRLEEQTEVVEEAAELQAEYEARAEAAEQEVDELKSQLADYQQALDVQQTRAIQYQQALQALERARELCRLPDLAADNAEAWLETFQAKEQQATESLLTLEQKLSVADAAHSQFERAYQLVKNMVGEISRSEAWQSARELLRDWPSQQHLADRVQPLRMRLAELEQRLTNQQNAEFLLNEFCKRQGQQYQAEDLEGLQSELEARQEALSLSVNESGERRMEMRQALEQLKQKIQSLTARAPVWLAAQDTLSQLCEQNGEALASSNDVTEYMQQLLEREREATVERDEVAAQKRELEKQIERLSQPSGAEDSRMIALAERFGGVLLSEIYDDITIDDAPYFSALYGPARHGIVVPDLSLVRSHLETLEDCPEDLYLIEGDPQSFDDSVFNAEEQANAVLVKSSDRQWRYSRYPELPLFGRAARENRLEALNLERDTLAERYATLSFDVQKIQRAHQAFSQFVGKHLSVAFDTDPEAEIRELRQRHTELERELSRFEEQTQQQRQQYTQAKESLTTLNRLIPQVTLLLDETLIDRVEEIREELDEAQEAARFLQQHGSALAKLEPMVAVLQSDPQQHEQLQQDYETAKQSQHQAKQQAFALVEVVQRRAHFSYSDSAGMLSENADLNDKLRQRLEHAESDRSRAREQLRQQQAQYSQFNQVLASLKSSYETKQDMLKELHQEMKEIGVRADANAEMRARERRDQLHEALSANRSRVNQLEKQIAFCEAEMDSLQKKLRKLERDYYQIREQVVSAKAGWCAVMRMVKDNGVERRLHRRELAYMEGGALRSMSDKALGALRLAVSDNEHLRDALRLSEDPKRPERKIQFFIAVYQHLRERIRQDIIRTDDPVDAIEQMEIELARLTEELTAREQKLAISSKSVANIIRKTIQREQNRIRMLNQGLQAVSFGQVRGVRLNVNVRESHALLLDVLSEQQEQHQDLFNSQRLTFSEAMAKLYQRLNPQVDMGQRLPQTIGEELLDYRNYLELDVEVNRGSDGWLKAESGALSTGEAIGTGMSILVMVVQSWEEESRRLRGKDISPCRLLFLDEAARLDAKSIATLFELCERLQMQLIIAAPENISPEKGTTYKLVRKVFKNHEHVHVVGLRGFGQDVPATQLISDATA; from the coding sequence ATGATTGAACGCGGTAAATTTCGTTCACTGACGCTGGTTAACTGGAATGGTTTTTTTGCCAGAACATTTGATCTTGATGAATTAGTCACAACCTTATCAGGCGGTAATGGCGCGGGTAAATCTACCACGATGGCGGCTTTTGTCACCGCGCTGATCCCTGATTTAACCTTGTTGCATTTCCGTAACACCACCGAAGCCGGTGCCACTTCCGGTTCTCGTGATAAAGGTTTGCACGGCAAATTGCGGGCGGGGGTCTGTTACTCAACCTTGGATGTGATTAACTCCCGCCATCAGCGGGTGGTGGTCGGGGTGAGATTGCAACAGGTGGCGGGACGTGACCGTAAGGTTGACATCAAACCCTTTATGATCCAAGGCTTGCCAACTGCTATGCAACCTACGCAGCTATTAACTGAAAATGTGGGTGAAAGACAGGCACGTGTATTGCCACTGAATGAACTGAAAGATCGCCTTGATGAAATGGAAGGCGTGCAGTTCAAACAATTTAACTCTATTACCGATTATCATGCGCTGATGTTTGATTTGGGGGTGATACCCAAACGCTTGCGTTCAGCCAGTGACCGTAGTAAATTCTATCGTCTGATCGAAGCTTCCCTGTACGGCGGTATTTCCAGCGCCATTACCCGTTCCCTGCGTGATTACCTGTTGCCGGAAAACAGTGGTGTTCGCAAGGCATTTCAGGATATGGAAGCGGCACTGCGTGAAAACCGTATAACGCTGGAAGCTATCCGGGTAACTCAATCTGATCGCGATCTGTTCAAACACTTGATCACCGAAGCAACTGCTTACGTTTCTGCTGACTATATGCGCCACGCCAATGAGCGGCGTACTTATTTGGATCAAGCACTGGCATTGCGTGGAGAGCTATTTGGTAGCCATAGGCAACTGGCAACCGAACGGTATCGTCATGTCGAAATGGCGCGGGAACTGGAGGAACAGAGTGGAGCTTCTGTTGATTTAGAAGCTGATCATCAGGCCGCCAGTGATCACCTGAATCTGGTGCAGACAGCCATGCGCCAGCAGGAAAAAATTGACCGTTATCAGGGAGATCTGGAAGAACTCTCCTACCGTCTGGAAGAGCAGACTGAGGTTGTTGAAGAAGCAGCGGAACTTCAAGCTGAATATGAAGCCAGAGCGGAAGCGGCAGAACAGGAAGTCGATGAGCTGAAAAGCCAGTTGGCAGATTACCAGCAAGCACTGGATGTTCAGCAAACCCGCGCTATTCAGTATCAACAGGCGTTACAAGCGCTGGAACGTGCTCGTGAGCTTTGTCGGCTACCGGATCTTGCCGCTGATAATGCAGAAGCATGGTTGGAAACTTTTCAGGCTAAAGAGCAACAGGCGACAGAATCCCTGCTGACATTGGAACAGAAATTAAGTGTTGCAGATGCGGCTCATAGCCAGTTTGAGCGGGCATATCAACTGGTTAAAAACATGGTGGGTGAAATCAGCCGCAGTGAAGCGTGGCAGAGTGCTCGTGAATTGCTGCGTGACTGGCCGTCACAGCAACATCTGGCGGATCGGGTGCAACCATTGCGGATGCGATTGGCTGAATTGGAGCAACGCCTGACCAACCAACAAAATGCAGAGTTTTTATTAAACGAATTTTGTAAACGTCAGGGGCAGCAATATCAGGCCGAAGATCTGGAAGGGTTACAGAGTGAACTTGAAGCACGGCAGGAAGCACTAAGCTTAAGCGTTAATGAAAGCGGTGAACGCCGTATGGAGATGCGTCAGGCGCTTGAACAACTGAAACAGAAAATTCAGTCACTGACTGCCCGTGCCCCGGTCTGGCTGGCTGCGCAGGATACCCTGAGCCAACTGTGTGAACAGAATGGTGAAGCGCTGGCGAGCAGTAATGACGTGACGGAATATATGCAGCAGTTGCTTGAACGTGAACGTGAGGCAACGGTAGAGCGAGATGAAGTTGCGGCGCAAAAACGTGAGTTGGAAAAGCAGATCGAGCGCCTCAGTCAACCGAGCGGAGCGGAAGATAGCCGGATGATTGCGCTGGCGGAACGTTTCGGTGGAGTTTTGCTGTCAGAAATTTATGACGACATCACCATTGATGATGCACCGTACTTCTCTGCCTTGTATGGGCCAGCTCGACATGGCATTGTGGTGCCCGATCTTTCCTTAGTACGTTCACATCTTGAAACGCTGGAAGATTGCCCGGAAGATCTTTACTTAATAGAAGGTGATCCACAATCCTTTGATGACAGCGTATTTAATGCCGAAGAGCAGGCAAACGCGGTATTGGTCAAATCGTCTGATCGTCAATGGCGTTATTCCCGTTATCCTGAATTGCCATTGTTTGGTCGTGCCGCCAGAGAAAACCGTCTGGAAGCCTTGAATCTGGAACGAGATACCTTGGCAGAGCGTTATGCCACGCTATCTTTTGATGTGCAGAAAATTCAGCGTGCGCATCAGGCATTCAGCCAGTTTGTGGGTAAACACCTCTCTGTGGCATTTGATACCGATCCGGAAGCGGAAATCCGTGAACTAAGGCAGCGTCACACGGAACTGGAACGTGAACTATCCCGGTTTGAAGAGCAGACCCAACAACAGCGTCAGCAATATACTCAGGCTAAAGAGAGCCTGACGACATTAAATCGCCTGATCCCTCAAGTTACGCTATTGCTGGATGAAACCTTAATCGATCGCGTAGAAGAAATACGTGAAGAGCTGGATGAAGCGCAGGAAGCAGCTCGTTTCCTGCAACAACATGGCTCGGCACTGGCGAAATTGGAGCCGATGGTTGCGGTTCTGCAAAGCGATCCACAGCAGCATGAACAGTTGCAACAGGACTATGAAACAGCCAAACAGAGTCAGCATCAGGCTAAACAACAGGCTTTTGCGCTGGTGGAAGTGGTGCAGCGCCGTGCGCATTTTAGCTACAGCGATTCTGCCGGTATGCTCAGTGAAAATGCGGATCTGAATGATAAACTGCGTCAGCGTCTGGAACATGCAGAATCGGACCGCAGTCGCGCCCGCGAACAATTGCGTCAACAGCAAGCGCAGTATTCCCAATTTAACCAAGTGCTGGCATCGCTAAAAAGCTCTTACGAAACCAAACAGGATATGCTGAAAGAGTTGCACCAAGAGATGAAAGAGATTGGTGTGCGGGCGGATGCCAATGCAGAAATGCGCGCCCGCGAGCGTCGTGATCAACTGCATGAGGCACTTAGCGCTAACCGTTCCAGAGTCAACCAACTTGAGAAACAGATCGCCTTTTGCGAAGCGGAAATGGATAGCTTGCAGAAAAAACTGCGTAAGCTGGAACGTGATTACTATCAAATCCGTGAACAGGTGGTTTCTGCCAAAGCGGGTTGGTGTGCGGTGATGCGCATGGTGAAAGACAATGGCGTTGAGCGTCGTCTGCATCGCCGTGAACTGGCGTATATGGAGGGTGGCGCGTTACGTTCCATGTCGGATAAGGCACTGGGTGCGTTGCGTCTGGCGGTGTCCGATAACGAGCATCTACGCGATGCGCTGCGTTTATCCGAAGATCCAAAACGCCCTGAACGTAAGATTCAATTCTTCATTGCGGTTTATCAGCATCTACGTGAACGTATTCGTCAGGATATTATCCGCACTGACGATCCGGTTGATGCCATTGAACAGATGGAAATTGAACTGGCCCGTCTGACGGAAGAGCTGACCGCTCGCGAGCAGAAATTGGCTATCAGTTCGAAGAGTGTGGCGAATATTATCCGCAAAACCATTCAGCGCGAGCAGAACCGTATCCGCATGCTAAACCAAGGGCTGCAAGCTGTTTCCTTCGGACAGGTTCGTGGTGTGAGGTTGAATGTCAATGTGCGTGAAAGCCACGCACTATTGCTGGATGTACTTTCTGAACAGCAAGAACAGCATCAGGATCTCTTTAACAGCCAGCGATTAACCTTCTCGGAAGCAATGGCAAAACTTTATCAGCGTCTGAATCCGCAAGTGGATATGGGACAGCGCTTGCCGCAAACCATTGGTGAAGAGTTGTTGGATTACCGTAACTACTTGGAACTGGACGTTGAAGTTAACCGTGGATCGGATGGCTGGTTAAAAGCGGAGAGTGGTGCGCTATCGACAGGTGAAGCGATCGGTACCGGCATGTCGATTTTGGTGATGGTGGTGCAGAGTTGGGAAGAAGAATCCCGCCGTTTGCGTGGTAAAGATATTTCCCCTTGTCGATTGTTATTCCTTGATGAAGCGGCGCGTTTGGATGCTAAATCTATCGCTACTTTGTTTGAATTATGTGAGCGTCTGCAAATGCAGTTAATTATCGCCGCCCCGGAAAATATCAGCCCTGAAAAAGGGACCACCTATAAACTGGTGCGTAAGGTATTTAAAAACCACGAACATGTGCATGTGGTAGGGTTGCGAGGATTTGGACAGGATGTACCGGCAACCCAATTGATTTCAGATGCTACCGCTTAA
- a CDS encoding IS982-like element ISPlu6 family transposase yields MDNLVEIFCDVDDFCRFFIPQWEQFCLDSGHRLRRRQGHMYPSEIMTILILFHMSHYRDFKHFYLEHIWKYHHKDFPTLLSYPRFVSVAPSVLVPLCSYLTQLKGKPTGIAFIDSTRLSVCHNIRIPRHKVFAGIAKRGKNSMGWFYGFKLHLVVNHQGEILALKVTPGNVDDREPVRELSKELTGSLYGDKGYLSQELADDLAKTDVTFITKKRRNMKASMQAEWDKIMLKKRFIIETINGQLKTLSQIEHSRHRSIKGFLLCVLGGLIAYCLKLKKPSLKVFYSEDDFSMTD; encoded by the coding sequence ATGGACAACTTAGTTGAAATTTTCTGTGATGTCGATGATTTTTGCCGTTTTTTCATCCCTCAATGGGAACAATTTTGTCTCGATAGCGGGCATCGTTTACGCCGCCGACAAGGTCATATGTATCCCAGTGAAATCATGACCATTTTGATCCTTTTTCATATGTCGCATTACCGTGATTTTAAACATTTTTATCTAGAACATATTTGGAAATATCACCATAAGGATTTTCCAACCTTGCTTAGCTATCCTCGTTTTGTCAGTGTGGCTCCTTCCGTTTTGGTGCCATTATGCAGCTATCTGACTCAATTAAAAGGGAAACCCACAGGCATTGCTTTTATTGATTCCACCCGTTTGAGTGTCTGCCATAACATTCGCATCCCTCGACATAAGGTCTTTGCGGGGATAGCAAAGCGCGGAAAAAATTCAATGGGCTGGTTTTACGGTTTCAAATTACACCTGGTTGTCAATCATCAGGGTGAAATTCTCGCGCTTAAAGTGACTCCGGGTAATGTGGATGATCGGGAACCTGTTCGTGAATTATCAAAAGAATTAACGGGTTCTCTTTACGGTGACAAAGGTTACCTCAGCCAGGAATTGGCGGACGATTTAGCTAAAACCGATGTCACTTTCATCACGAAAAAACGGCGTAACATGAAAGCGAGTATGCAAGCTGAGTGGGATAAGATAATGTTAAAAAAGCGTTTTATCATTGAAACGATTAATGGGCAATTAAAAACTCTTTCTCAAATAGAGCATTCCCGCCACCGAAGTATAAAAGGCTTTCTGTTGTGCGTTTTAGGTGGATTGATTGCTTACTGCCTTAAATTGAAGAAGCCATCACTGAAAGTTTTCTACTCAGAAGACGATTTTTCAATGACGGATTAA